In Elusimicrobiota bacterium, a single genomic region encodes these proteins:
- a CDS encoding HAMP domain-containing histidine kinase — translation MTPAAAFLAGALVGGAAAGLAARAAYQRKAALFGRLFSFAMHELNTPITAVNMTVLNLLSEVFGELPAPLKPWIEMTREQVGRLNGLVGEVRDFVHMELHQDLRVTTAELTAQEILDEALVSIRRAMEQAGVELRVEAAEDLPVVHADPDRAARCLSSVLFHARKFRTSGPVALRVSKARHGVSFAVAYQGPRLSPGDAEASLDLYYPARLRKDQVLGATGLGLGLVREVARLIGGDLEFRAEEDGRAAVTLYFSSAEAKA, via the coding sequence GTGACCCCCGCGGCGGCGTTCCTCGCGGGCGCGCTGGTCGGAGGCGCCGCCGCCGGGCTCGCGGCGCGGGCCGCGTACCAGCGCAAGGCGGCCCTGTTCGGGCGCCTCTTCTCGTTCGCGATGCACGAGCTCAACACGCCGATCACCGCGGTCAACATGACCGTCCTGAACCTGCTGTCCGAGGTGTTCGGCGAGCTCCCGGCGCCGCTGAAGCCCTGGATCGAGATGACCCGCGAGCAGGTCGGGCGCCTCAACGGCCTCGTCGGAGAGGTCCGCGATTTCGTCCACATGGAGCTGCACCAGGACCTGCGCGTGACGACGGCCGAGCTCACCGCCCAGGAGATCCTCGACGAGGCGCTCGTCTCCATCCGGCGCGCGATGGAGCAGGCCGGCGTGGAGCTGCGGGTCGAGGCCGCCGAGGACCTGCCCGTCGTGCACGCCGACCCCGACCGCGCCGCGCGCTGCCTGTCGAGCGTCCTGTTCCACGCGCGCAAGTTCCGCACCTCCGGCCCGGTCGCGCTGAGGGTGTCCAAAGCCCGGCACGGCGTCTCCTTCGCCGTCGCCTACCAGGGCCCGCGCCTGAGCCCGGGCGACGCGGAGGCGAGCCTCGACCTGTACTACCCGGCGCGCCTGCGCAAGGACCAGGTGCTGGGAGCGACGGGCCTGGGCCTCGGCCTCGTCCGCGAGGTCGCCCGGCTCATCGGCGGCGACCTCGAGTTCCGCGCCGAGGAGGACGGCCGCGCGGCCGTGACGCTCTACTTCTCCTCGGCGGAGGCCAAGGCATGA
- the nadB gene encoding L-aspartate oxidase: protein MTKRAPRRSDFLVLGSGIAGLLTAHKLARLGRVTLVTKKEAAESNTNYAQGGIAAVMSEIDTFESHVRDTLVAGAGICDEAVVRLTVSEAPARVRELQELGVRFSEREAVVDLGLEAGHSQRRILHAGDITGREIERALVSSVRRDKNVALVENALAVDLLLDKGGACRGAYVMDRASGRIEPLAAEATVLATGGAGKVYLYTTNPDIATGDGMAMAWRAGAKMANMEFVQFHPTCLYHPQAKSFLLSEALRGEGGKLILKDGTRFMSRYDRRKELAPRDIVARAIDAELKRTGDECVYLDMTHHPRSFLKSRFPNIYAKVKSFGIDMAVTPIPAVPAAHFFCGGVHTDTWGRTSVPRLYAVGETAHTGLHGANRLASNSLLEGCVFAHRLSEHLASPSAPGRAEPFTPKPWNPGRAVTSDEAVVISQNWDEIRQLMWNYVGIVRTNKRLDRAWARLELLRREISGYYWDFLPTPDVVELRNIADVAMMVIRSAMLRKESRGLHYTLDYPKPKAAWRRDTIIKRKPNRR from the coding sequence ATGACCAAACGAGCCCCCCGGCGTTCCGATTTCCTCGTGCTCGGGAGCGGCATCGCCGGCCTGCTGACCGCTCACAAATTGGCCCGCCTCGGCCGCGTCACCCTCGTCACGAAGAAGGAGGCGGCGGAGTCGAACACCAACTACGCCCAAGGCGGCATCGCGGCCGTCATGAGCGAGATCGACACCTTCGAGTCCCACGTGCGGGACACCTTGGTCGCCGGCGCGGGCATCTGCGACGAGGCGGTCGTGCGCCTGACCGTGTCCGAGGCGCCCGCGCGCGTGCGCGAGCTCCAGGAGCTCGGCGTGCGCTTCTCCGAGAGGGAGGCCGTGGTCGACCTCGGCCTCGAGGCCGGCCACAGCCAGCGCCGCATCCTGCACGCGGGCGACATCACCGGGCGGGAGATCGAGCGGGCGCTCGTGTCCTCGGTGCGCCGCGACAAGAACGTCGCCCTCGTCGAGAACGCCCTGGCCGTGGACCTCCTGCTCGACAAGGGCGGCGCCTGCCGCGGGGCGTACGTGATGGACCGCGCCAGCGGCCGGATCGAGCCGCTCGCCGCCGAGGCGACCGTCCTGGCGACGGGCGGCGCCGGCAAGGTCTACCTGTACACGACCAACCCCGACATCGCCACCGGCGACGGAATGGCCATGGCCTGGCGCGCGGGCGCGAAGATGGCGAACATGGAGTTCGTCCAGTTTCATCCTACGTGCCTATACCACCCTCAAGCGAAGAGCTTCTTGCTGTCGGAGGCCCTCAGAGGCGAGGGCGGGAAGCTGATCTTGAAGGACGGGACGCGGTTCATGTCCCGCTACGATCGCAGAAAAGAGCTCGCGCCTCGAGACATCGTCGCGCGCGCCATCGACGCCGAGCTCAAGCGCACCGGCGACGAGTGCGTCTACCTCGACATGACGCATCATCCCCGCTCCTTCCTGAAGTCCCGGTTCCCCAACATCTACGCCAAGGTGAAGTCCTTCGGCATCGACATGGCCGTCACCCCCATCCCCGCGGTCCCGGCCGCCCATTTCTTCTGCGGCGGCGTGCACACCGACACCTGGGGGCGCACCTCCGTGCCCCGCCTGTACGCCGTCGGCGAGACGGCCCACACCGGACTCCACGGCGCGAACCGCCTGGCCTCGAACTCCCTCCTCGAGGGCTGCGTCTTCGCGCACCGCCTCTCCGAGCACCTCGCCTCGCCTTCCGCCCCGGGCCGCGCCGAGCCCTTCACGCCGAAGCCCTGGAACCCGGGCCGCGCCGTGACCTCGGACGAGGCCGTCGTGATCTCCCAGAACTGGGACGAGATCCGCCAGCTGATGTGGAACTACGTCGGCATCGTGCGCACGAACAAGCGCCTCGACCGCGCCTGGGCCCGTCTCGAGCTCCTCCGCCGCGAGATCTCCGGCTATTACTGGGACTTCCTCCCCACGCCCGACGTCGTGGAGCTGCGCAACATCGCCGACGTCGCGATGATGGTCATCCGCTCGGCCATGCTCCGCAAGGAGTCGCGCGGCCTGCATTACACGCTCGACTACCCCAAGCCGAAGGCGGCGTGGCGGCGCGACACGATCATCAAGCGGAAGCCGAACCGGCGCTGA
- a CDS encoding HNH endonuclease, producing the protein MTDENGDPMDACARLKDEDLVREVKFLAEHARHNEIRLLIHLSEFDSRRLCLEEGYRSLFEYCTGTLGFDEQESYRRIRAARIIRSYPEARIALERRKVTVASLVVLAPWLTRENAGPWLKSAEGKSRRELERLVAARYPQAPQPDAIRNLPQRPVVVSGAPPAAYEALSAGGESRDRVHEDPAAAQGDSSSLPAEWPPLPGAPARLGWGWQQMSPVAADRVRVGFDAASVVAQLIERARQILRHKYPEGRLEDLIREALEEYLDRKDPQRRLEMKTAKAECVSAGSAPAPEENERLPTRFLRAWAAGRYIPAKVKSAVWTRDEGRCAWREPDGTVCGSKDWIEYDHLRPYAKGGRSDDPRNIRLLCRMHNQAAAEAMFGPRPPETGFSAGSASA; encoded by the coding sequence ATGACCGACGAGAACGGCGATCCGATGGACGCATGCGCGAGATTGAAGGATGAGGATCTGGTGCGAGAGGTGAAGTTCCTGGCCGAGCACGCGCGACACAATGAGATCCGCCTGCTCATCCATCTGTCCGAATTCGACTCGCGGCGATTGTGCCTGGAAGAAGGCTACCGCTCGCTCTTCGAATACTGTACCGGGACCTTGGGCTTCGATGAACAGGAGTCTTACCGGCGCATCCGCGCGGCGCGGATCATCCGAAGCTACCCGGAAGCACGGATCGCGCTCGAACGCCGGAAAGTGACCGTGGCATCGCTCGTCGTCCTGGCTCCCTGGCTCACTCGTGAGAACGCGGGGCCTTGGCTGAAATCCGCGGAGGGGAAGTCGCGGAGGGAGCTGGAACGCCTCGTCGCCGCCCGCTATCCGCAGGCGCCGCAGCCGGACGCGATCCGGAACCTGCCTCAGCGACCGGTCGTCGTCTCCGGCGCGCCGCCGGCCGCCTACGAAGCGCTCTCGGCCGGGGGAGAATCGAGAGATCGCGTGCACGAGGACCCCGCCGCCGCTCAGGGGGATTCGTCATCGCTTCCCGCGGAGTGGCCGCCGCTCCCGGGCGCTCCGGCTCGCCTCGGCTGGGGATGGCAGCAGATGTCGCCCGTCGCCGCCGACCGCGTGCGCGTCGGCTTCGACGCCGCCTCCGTGGTCGCTCAGCTGATCGAACGCGCCCGTCAGATCCTCCGTCACAAATATCCGGAAGGACGGCTTGAGGATCTGATCCGCGAGGCGCTCGAGGAGTATCTCGATAGGAAAGACCCTCAACGGCGCCTCGAGATGAAAACGGCCAAAGCCGAATGCGTCTCGGCGGGATCCGCCCCGGCGCCCGAGGAGAACGAACGCCTTCCCACGCGCTTCCTGCGCGCCTGGGCCGCGGGCCGCTACATCCCGGCGAAGGTCAAGAGCGCGGTGTGGACGCGCGACGAGGGACGCTGCGCCTGGCGCGAACCCGACGGGACCGTGTGCGGCTCCAAGGACTGGATCGAATACGACCATCTGCGGCCGTACGCGAAAGGAGGGCGCTCGGACGACCCGCGCAACATCCGTCTCTTGTGCCGGATGCACAATCAGGCGGCGGCCGAGGCGATGTTCGGGCCGCGGCCGCCCGAAACGGGGTTCAGCGCCGGTTCGGCTTCCGCTTGA
- a CDS encoding gamma carbonic anhydrase family protein — MIRSFNNRTPRIHPKAFVHDSSEVIGKVSLAEDASVFPGCVLRGDIDEIKIGARTNIQDMTVIHTRHGSPTIVGKGVTVGHRAVLHGCRLGDNVLVGMGAIVMEATVGARTLIGAGALIPAGARIPSGVLVLGAPGKVVRKLRPEELKMLGDSERQYVALARRHKAASRVVFGG; from the coding sequence ATGATCAGGTCTTTCAATAACCGGACTCCGCGCATACACCCGAAGGCGTTCGTCCACGATTCCTCCGAGGTCATCGGCAAGGTCTCGTTGGCGGAGGACGCCTCGGTGTTCCCCGGCTGCGTCCTGCGCGGCGACATCGATGAGATCAAGATAGGCGCGCGCACCAATATTCAGGACATGACGGTGATCCACACCCGCCACGGCAGCCCGACGATCGTCGGCAAAGGCGTGACCGTCGGACACCGCGCCGTCCTTCATGGCTGCCGTTTGGGCGACAACGTGCTCGTGGGCATGGGCGCGATCGTCATGGAAGCGACGGTCGGGGCCCGCACCCTCATCGGCGCGGGCGCCTTGATCCCCGCCGGAGCCAGGATCCCTTCCGGCGTGCTCGTGCTCGGCGCGCCCGGGAAGGTCGTGCGCAAGCTCCGCCCCGAAGAGCTGAAGATGCTCGGCGACAGCGAGCGCCAGTACGTGGCCCTCGCGAGGCGCCACAAAGCCGCGTCCCGCGTCGTGTTCGGCGGCTGA
- a CDS encoding response regulator → MNPARILIVEDEPEIADNLAALLTAKGHKVSTCLEGAEGVTRARKESFDLVLLDVMLPRISGFDVCKLLKADPKTSKLKIVMVTGLGRMGDVEEAFRAGADDYLIKPFDSARLFKKIEKVMAQP, encoded by the coding sequence ATGAACCCGGCGCGAATCCTGATCGTCGAAGACGAGCCCGAGATCGCGGACAACCTGGCGGCGCTGCTGACCGCGAAGGGCCACAAGGTGTCGACCTGCCTCGAGGGCGCGGAGGGCGTGACGCGCGCCCGGAAGGAGTCCTTCGACCTGGTCCTGCTCGACGTGATGCTGCCCCGGATATCGGGCTTCGACGTGTGCAAGCTTCTGAAGGCCGACCCCAAGACCTCCAAGCTCAAGATCGTGATGGTCACCGGACTCGGCCGGATGGGAGACGTCGAGGAGGCGTTCCGGGCCGGCGCCGATGATTATCTTATAAAGCCGTTCGACTCCGCCCGCCTGTTCAAGAAGATCGAGAAGGTGATGGCCCAACCGTGA